DNA from Longimicrobium sp.:
TCCCCGCCGAGCCCTTGTGAATGCGCTGGCCGCCCAGCCCCGTGGCCGCCGTGAGCTGGCGGATGATCCCGCGCGCCTGCGAGCGCAGCGAGTCCACCTCCGGCTGCGAGAGGCCCACGTTCCGGCGCCGCGCCTCGGCCAGGAGCACCTCCTTGCCGGCCTCGCGCTCCAGCACCTGGTTCAGCATGCTGTCCGGCGCCTCGGCCACCTGCCCCAGCATCTGGGGGTTGACGCCCTGGATCGTCTCCAGCATCTCCGAGGCCGTCAGGTCGCCGCCCTCGAAGGAGACCAGCTTGCGCTCGGCCGCGCGGCCGCGCAGGGCGAGGCCCGGCTGCTTCGCCATCTCGCGCACCTGCTCGGCCGCGCCGGGCTGCACCTTCACCCCGGCCCGGTCGGTGAGCGCCTTCACGTAGTTCTCCACCGCCTGCTGCTGCGCGCGCTGCTGCAGGTAGCCGCGGAAGCGCTCCTTGTCCTCGCCCAGCTCGCGCTGGCGGCGCTCCTCCACCTTGATCACGTGGTAGCCGTAGGGGGTCTCCACCACGTTGCTGACCTGCCCGGGCTGCAGCGCGAACGCCGCCTGCTCGAAGGTGGGCATCATCCGCCCCCGCCCGAAGAAGCCCAGGTCGCCGCCCTGCTGGGCGCTGGCGTCCTGCGAGTACTGCCGCGCCAGCTGCGCGAAGTCCTCGCCGCCGGCGGCGCGGGCGCGCACCTGCTCGGCCAGGCGCTTCACGCTGTCGCGCTGCGCCGGCTTCGCGTCGGCGGGAAGCTGGAAGAGCACGTGGCGGGCGCGCACCTCCATCCCCGGCCCCTCGGTGTTCCACGCCGCCTGCAGCTCCGCGTCGGTGAAGCTGGTGTCGGCGCGCACCGACTGCTGCAGGAGCCGGTTGATGGTCTGCGCCTCGCGCTCCGGCTGGATCAGCTTGTCGACG
Protein-coding regions in this window:
- a CDS encoding peptidylprolyl isomerase, with translation MKLSRWALLLAAVPALAGCGGLSGAMTAHKDEVARAAGKELKVDEAANLLAANPQVDPTADLVREVAERWVDYVLLATALAEDSTLAVLDVDKLIQPEREAQTINRLLQQSVRADTSFTDAELQAAWNTEGPGMEVRARHVLFQLPADAKPAQRDSVKRLAEQVRARAAGGEDFAQLARQYSQDASAQQGGDLGFFGRGRMMPTFEQAAFALQPGQVSNVVETPYGYHVIKVEERRQRELGEDKERFRGYLQQRAQQQAVENYVKALTDRAGVKVQPGAAEQVREMAKQPGLALRGRAAERKLVSFEGGDLTASEMLETIQGVNPQMLGQVAEAPDSMLNQVLEREAGKEVLLAEARRRNVGLSQPEVDSLRSQARGIIRQLTAATGLGGQRIHKGSAGTPIIEQRVRELLGQAITGQRQMPPLGPLGVQLRGIYGHSINESSFQRVVDKVKSIRALRPTPQAPVGQPGQPPMPMPQPQAAPPAAPAPAPAPAPAPPPPAGEAPKQ